AGGTATGGATTCTGAGATTTTCGATATGATTTCGTACGATTTGGAAACAGTCCAAGAGTTGGGACTTATCCGCACCGGAAATGGGAAATTCGATCCTAAGATCCTTTTTATCCGGTACAAAGGCGGGGAGTTGTGAATCCTCCACTCCTAGCCCCTTTAATTCCGAATATAACAGGTTCTTTGCCTGGCTAAAGTCCAGAATCAGGGAAGAAGTTGGTCTGCTCGGCGGGTTCCAGTCCTCTGGTTTCATGTTCTCTCCGGTAGAATTTCTCTTGTATAATCTTTCGGTTCTGTCGAAGAATTTAGAAAGAACCTTTGGAGGCAATCTCTTATGGGTGAAGGCTCGCTTTCCCAAGATGATATTGACGCACTATTAACCGGGGCCGGTCCTTCCGGTGGTGGGGGAGGCGGAGGATCCGCCGATTTCAACCTCAGCGGAGAATTGGATTCCTTACTAGGAGATGCAGGCGGTGGTGGTGGCAGTCCTACCGCTTCCGATCCAGGGGGAGCTCCTTCTTTTGCGGATATCGCCGCAGCCTTAGGGCCTTCTGCGACTCCTGCCCCCGCTAAGACCAGCTCTAGATCCAGCTCCGTTTCTTCGAATACCGCCAATTTAAATCTACTCTTAGACGTTAATATCGCTCTAACCGTGGAATTAGGTAGAACGAATATGTATATCAAGGACGTTCTGGGTTTGAGCGAAGGCGCTGTAGTAGAATTGGACAATGCGGTCGGCGAGGACTTGGATATTTTAGCCAACGGTAAATTGGTTGGTAAAGGCAAGTTGGTCTTACTAGACGATTATTACGGAATCCGGATCACGGAAATCGTAGACCCTTCTCGTAGATTGATGTAATAGAAGTTCCGCATCGGGCTTTCCGATGCGGTGATCTCAATTTAAGATTTTTTCTCTTCGCTTCCTAATACGGTTTTCATTACCGATTTGAAATTCGAAAGATTTAGAGGAAGAACGAGTTCCGTTCCTTCCTGTCCTAATTTCTCCACTTCTTTGATAAATCTTTGAGCGATCCTCATCTTAACGGCTTCCTTTCCACCTTTGGAGCGAATGGCCGAGGAGAGTAGATCGATTCCTTTTGCGGTCGCAGTCGCTATGGATTCGATTTCGGAAGCTACACCTTCCGCCTCGTTGATTCGTTTTTGTTTTTCCCCTTCGGACTTATTGATCGCTTCTTCTTTAATACCCAGGGAACGGTTGATTCTAGAATCCCTGTCTCCTTCGGATAGGGAGATTTGCGCCTTCTTGGTGATTTGCGCCTTCTTCTCTCTTTCCATTGCCTCGATGACCGATTTAGGAGGAGCGATGTTTACTATCTCGTAACGGTTTACTCTGACCCCCCAGGGCTCGGCAGCCTGGTCTAGAACGTCCAGAATCTTACTGTTGATCGCTTCCCTGGTCTCGAAGGTCGTGTCCATGTCCATCGTACCTATAATCGCGCGCATGGTAGTCTGCACGAGTTGGGTGACCGCAAAACGATAATCGTCTATCCCATAACTCGCTTTTTGGGGATCCAGAACCCTTAAGTAAAGGATTCCGTCCATCTCCACTTTCACGTTATCCTTGGTGATGCAAGTTTGGGGAGGGACGTCTATCGCTTGCTCTTTTAATGTATGGTAATAAGCGTCGTTATCCATAAAAGGAACGAGCACATGAAAGCCTGCATGAAGAGTCTTACTATACTTTCCCAAACGCTCTACGATGATACATTCCTGTGCGGATACGATTCGGACGGATCTGTAAATCTTATATGCAAGATAAAACATGACCCCGAACCAGAAAATACCTAGAAAAACGTCGATAAAACCGCTCATGCTTTCTTACTCCTTGTCTCCGCCCAGGTCTGGCAGCTTGTTCGTTACTTTGGAGAGCCCTTCGAAAAGACCGACAATATTGGCCATCTCCACAGGCAATACGGTCGTCTTGGCTTTAGTTAGAATTTCTCCTAGACCGGAAAGATAATCTTCCGTGATCTGCAGGTTCACCGCTTCGGATCCGCCTTCTTTTCCGATCGCTTCCGCAATCTGTTGGATTCCGCTCGCCTTAGCTTTCGCTATGAACTCGATTTCTTTCGCCTTTCCTTCGGCTTCGTTGACTTTGCGGATTTTTTCCCCTTCCGAAAGGTTGATGGCTTCCTGTCTTTCTCCCATGGAACGATTGATTCGGGAGAGTTTTTCTCCCTCGGAAATGGTGATCTCCGCTCTTTTGACTCGCTCCGCTTTTACCTGCTCTTCCATCTCGTGAAGAATCTCTTTCGGAGGGGAGATATTCTTGATTTCGTAACGGGTCACCTTGATTCCCCAGGGGTCGGTGGCCTCATCCAAGGCCCGGACCACGTTCGCATTGATATCGTCTCTTTCGGAGAAGGTATGGTCCAAAACGAGTTTTCCTATTTCGGAACGAAGAGTGGTTTGGGCAAGTTGGATGGTTGCCATTCTAAAATTCTCGATCTCGTAGGAGGCTTTGTAAGCGTCCATGAGCCGGATATACAGGATACCGTCCACTAGGATGGATACGTTGTCTTTGGTAATACAGGTCTGGGGAGGAATATCGATTGCGATTTCCTTCATATTCTGCTTATAGCGTACCTTATCTAAGATAGGGATCAGGAAATGGAAACCGGCTCCTAAAGCGCCTCGAAAAACTCCTAAGCGTTCCACTACGAAACTATAATTCTGGGGAACTACGATAAACGTTTTTCGGACCAGATAGATTAGGGCGATGAACGCCAATGTGAAATACAGAAACATGGTGCCTAACGGCCTCCTTTGTTTTTTGGTTCGTCAAACTTCTTCCGGAAAATCCAAGGGTTCCACGATGAACGTTAGATTTTCTCTTTCTATGATTCTAACTTTTTTACCGGATCCGATTCTCTTTGTCTTACTTATGGCGTCCCATTCGGTTCCTTGGAAGAGAATCCTTCCTCCTTTCCTCTCCACCAATATATCTTTGGTGACGGGAACGATCCTGCCCGGGCCGTCCTCCGGATTCAGGATCGCCTTTTCGGAGGCCGAAGGAAAGAATTTTCTTAAAAAAGCTCCCCCGATTAGAATGAGAATACCGGATAGGGAGGCCCAAATCGCTGCTTGGGTCCAGATTCCCAGCTCCAGAAAGTAGGTTAAACCTCCTACGATCAATGCGGATAGGCCCAAAAAAACGACAAAGGTTCCCGGGATAAAAAGCTCGGCTACCATTAGAACGAGTCCCGTTCCGATCCAAAGGTAGGCGATATTGTGTCCGTCTTGAAAAAAGTCCATGCTCCGATATGAGAAAAGGGTAAAATTCTATTTTCAAAAACCTTCCCGTCCTTATTCTTAGCGGGAAACGATGAAAAAAATCTGGATCCGACTGGGACTAGGATTCTTGGTCCTTTTCCTAGCTCTACAATTTCTCCCCGTACAGCCTCCGTTGGGAATGAATGCTAATGAAATCAAAACGGAAGAAAGCGTCAAAAAGATTTTTCGAAGGGCTTGCTATGATTGCCATTCGGATATCGTTCGTTGGCCTTGGTATTCCAAGATTTTCCCCGTTTCACTTTATATCGCTCATCATGTCGAAGAAGGTCGAGAGGAATTGAATTTTTCGGAATGGGAGTCGCTAAAACCTTCCAAAAAATCGGATAAGGCAGAGGACATACTGGACGAAATAACGGAAGGCAATATGCCTCCTAAGGATTATCTTCTGATGCATCCCGATGCTAAGATAGATCCGGAAGAATTGGAAACCCTGAAGGATTGGCTCCAGACTTTCGGAACCGGCGAATAAGATTCCTTCGATTCTATTATTTTAAATATCATGCAAGATTCTAAAAAAGGAAAACTCTGGGGAGGAAGATTCAAAGAGTCCGCTTCTCCCATCATGGAAAGAATCGGGGAGTCGATTTCTTTCGATAAGAAATTATACAAAGAAGATCTGGAGGGAAGTAGAGCCCACGCCAAGATGCTCCAGAAAATCGGAATCCTCCAACCGGAAGAGTTACAAAAGATTCTTAAAGGTTTAGACCAAGTAGAATCGGAGATCGAGGCCGGAACTTTTCAATACTCCAGCGAGTTGGAAGACATTCATATGCATGTCGAATCTCGTTTGACTACCCTAGAGGGAGATGTGGGAAAGAAACTCCACACAGCCAGATCTAGAAACGATCAGGTCTCCCAGGATATGCGATTGTATGTACGCAATCGAATCTTGGAAATCGAGGAAAGACTCGATTCTCTAAGAGACGCTCTCTATGAACAAGCCGGAAAGAATATAGATACCATTATTCCTGGATATACTCATTTGCAGGTGGCTCAACCGGTAAGAGCTTCCCATTTTCTTTTGGCTTATTTCTGGATGTTCACAAGGGACCAGGAATTCTTCGGATTCGCGAAAGAAACCTCCAACTGGTTGGTATTAGGATCCGGAGCCATGGCGGGAGTGAATTACGAAAACGACAGGGAGTTTCTTTCTAAGGAATTAAAAACTTCCGGGATTTCTCCCAATAGTATGGATGCGGTGGCAAGTAGGGATCACTTACTGCAGTTCCTTTTTGCGGGAGTACAGACCATGCTCCATGCGTCCCGGTTTTGCGAAGATATCATACTATATTCTTCTCAGGAATTCGGACTCGTTCGACTCCCTGATTCCTTGACTACCGGTTCTTCCATCATGCCTCAAAAAAAGAATCCGGATATTGCCGAGTTGATTCGTGGAAAGTCGGCAAGAGTTGCCGGAAATCTGAATCATTTGATCGGTCTTTTAAAGGGATTGCCCTTAACTTATAACCGAGATCTCCAAGAGGATAAATTAGCCGTATTCGACGCTGTGGATACGATTCTAATCAGCCTGGAAGGATTGGAAGCGATGGTTCGGGAGATGGTCTTTAGACCGGAAAGAGGGGAACGTTCCCTAAAGGAAGGTTTTGCAACCGCTACGGATCTGGCCGATTTTCTTGTGGGAGTGAAAAAGGTTCCCTTTAGAACAGCTCATGAACTCGTGGGAAAACTCGTTTCCGAATGCACGGAAAGGAAAGAAAATCTCTTTACGATTTCCGAAGCAGTCAGAACTTCCATATCGCCGTTTTTCGGCGGAGAAGAATACTTCCGGGCGGTAAGTTTGGAATTATCCACGGATAAAAAAGCGAGTTTCGGCGGCACCGCTAGAACTAGACAGATAGAACAATTGGAGTTAGCGAAAAAATCCATCCAAGCGCTCCGAAGGAATACACCATGACCCATTTATTTCGATCCTTCTCTGCGAGTCTGAGAGTTATAGGAGTTTCCGCTTTAGGAATCCTATTTTCCCTAGGTTCGGCTAATTGTAAAACCAACCCGTATTCGGAGATGAGATACGTTCCGGAGATTTATAATCCGGTGGAAGTCGTAGTAAAGCGCGCAGATGTGATTCGTACCCCTCTTCCCGAAAAACCCGGGATCTATGCCTTGATTCAGACTAGCCAAGGGGATATGCTTTTCGAACTATTCTATAAGGATGCCTCCCATACGGTGCAAAACTTCATAGACCTGGCTCAGGGAGAAAAGGAATTCACCCTACGCAACGGACAGCCCCAAAAACGTCCCTTCTATGACGGGTTAGTTTTCCATAGAGTGATCGAAAACTTTATGATCCAGGGAGGATGTCCTTACGGAGACGGTTCCGGAACCCCCGGGTATAGATTTGCGGACGAAATCAACGCAAAGAGTCTCGGCCTGGATAAGGAAAAGATCGGACAGGTTCCTTATTACGGAAATTATCTACAAAGATATCTCATCCAAGAAATGGGAATCAAGAGCCAAAGAGAGTTCGAGGACAGAAGGGAAGAATTGGAAAGCAATCTGGAAAAAGCCAAGAATCTTTCCGTAATGGAAGTTCTGTATCGCCTAGGATATCGCTATAACGAGGCGGTCCAAAGTCACAAAGCGATCAAGGGCGCTCTTGCAATGGCAAACGCAGGACCGAACACGAACGGTTCCCAATTCTTTATCAACCAAGTGGATACTCCGCATTTGGACGGATTGCATACCGTATTCGGACAATTGGTTTCGGGAGAAGATGTAGTGGATCGAATCGTGGCCGTATCCAATCCAAAGCCTGGATCGAATGTTCCGGGAGCCAAAGTAACGATTCGTAAAGTATCCATCTTCGATAAGAGAGAGAAGAAATAATGCCGTCTCCGGTGGAACAGAATGCGATCTTTTTATCTCTTGTAAAGGAGATCCAATCTTCCGCCTCCACCGGAAAAATATCCGAAGTACTTTCGGATTTGATTCCTACGAATTCCGGTCCGGATATTTTCGAGGATTTGCGCTCTAAAAACGAGAGCTCCTGGGATTTCCGGTCCACTCTATATATCGTAAGGGTAGTGCAGGAAAATCGTCAATCCGTGAACCAGGCATACGAAGAAGCCATGTCCCGGTACAGCAAGGTGAACACGATCACTTCTAAGCGTAAGGCAAACGAGGAAGAGGTGCGCCTAAAGCAAACCCTCACGGATTATATTTTAAAGATAGAGTCCACATTCGAAAGAAACGACAGATGCGACGAGGCCATGTTCAAGGAGATTTCCAAATTCC
This sequence is a window from Leptospira wolffii serovar Khorat str. Khorat-H2. Protein-coding genes within it:
- the argH gene encoding argininosuccinate lyase, with product MQDSKKGKLWGGRFKESASPIMERIGESISFDKKLYKEDLEGSRAHAKMLQKIGILQPEELQKILKGLDQVESEIEAGTFQYSSELEDIHMHVESRLTTLEGDVGKKLHTARSRNDQVSQDMRLYVRNRILEIEERLDSLRDALYEQAGKNIDTIIPGYTHLQVAQPVRASHFLLAYFWMFTRDQEFFGFAKETSNWLVLGSGAMAGVNYENDREFLSKELKTSGISPNSMDAVASRDHLLQFLFAGVQTMLHASRFCEDIILYSSQEFGLVRLPDSLTTGSSIMPQKKNPDIAELIRGKSARVAGNLNHLIGLLKGLPLTYNRDLQEDKLAVFDAVDTILISLEGLEAMVREMVFRPERGERSLKEGFATATDLADFLVGVKKVPFRTAHELVGKLVSECTERKENLFTISEAVRTSISPFFGGEEYFRAVSLELSTDKKASFGGTARTRQIEQLELAKKSIQALRRNTP
- a CDS encoding SPFH domain-containing protein; its protein translation is MSGFIDVFLGIFWFGVMFYLAYKIYRSVRIVSAQECIIVERLGKYSKTLHAGFHVLVPFMDNDAYYHTLKEQAIDVPPQTCITKDNVKVEMDGILYLRVLDPQKASYGIDDYRFAVTQLVQTTMRAIIGTMDMDTTFETREAINSKILDVLDQAAEPWGVRVNRYEIVNIAPPKSVIEAMEREKKAQITKKAQISLSEGDRDSRINRSLGIKEEAINKSEGEKQKRINEAEGVASEIESIATATAKGIDLLSSAIRSKGGKEAVKMRIAQRFIKEVEKLGQEGTELVLPLNLSNFKSVMKTVLGSEEKKS
- a CDS encoding peptidylprolyl isomerase; translated protein: MRVIGVSALGILFSLGSANCKTNPYSEMRYVPEIYNPVEVVVKRADVIRTPLPEKPGIYALIQTSQGDMLFELFYKDASHTVQNFIDLAQGEKEFTLRNGQPQKRPFYDGLVFHRVIENFMIQGGCPYGDGSGTPGYRFADEINAKSLGLDKEKIGQVPYYGNYLQRYLIQEMGIKSQREFEDRREELESNLEKAKNLSVMEVLYRLGYRYNEAVQSHKAIKGALAMANAGPNTNGSQFFINQVDTPHLDGLHTVFGQLVSGEDVVDRIVAVSNPKPGSNVPGAKVTIRKVSIFDKREKK
- a CDS encoding heme-binding domain-containing protein translates to MKKIWIRLGLGFLVLFLALQFLPVQPPLGMNANEIKTEESVKKIFRRACYDCHSDIVRWPWYSKIFPVSLYIAHHVEEGREELNFSEWESLKPSKKSDKAEDILDEITEGNMPPKDYLLMHPDAKIDPEELETLKDWLQTFGTGE
- the fliN gene encoding flagellar motor switch protein FliN, with amino-acid sequence MGEGSLSQDDIDALLTGAGPSGGGGGGGSADFNLSGELDSLLGDAGGGGGSPTASDPGGAPSFADIAAALGPSATPAPAKTSSRSSSVSSNTANLNLLLDVNIALTVELGRTNMYIKDVLGLSEGAVVELDNAVGEDLDILANGKLVGKGKLVLLDDYYGIRITEIVDPSRRLM
- a CDS encoding SPFH domain-containing protein, producing MFLYFTLAFIALIYLVRKTFIVVPQNYSFVVERLGVFRGALGAGFHFLIPILDKVRYKQNMKEIAIDIPPQTCITKDNVSILVDGILYIRLMDAYKASYEIENFRMATIQLAQTTLRSEIGKLVLDHTFSERDDINANVVRALDEATDPWGIKVTRYEIKNISPPKEILHEMEEQVKAERVKRAEITISEGEKLSRINRSMGERQEAINLSEGEKIRKVNEAEGKAKEIEFIAKAKASGIQQIAEAIGKEGGSEAVNLQITEDYLSGLGEILTKAKTTVLPVEMANIVGLFEGLSKVTNKLPDLGGDKE
- a CDS encoding NfeD family protein — its product is MDFFQDGHNIAYLWIGTGLVLMVAELFIPGTFVVFLGLSALIVGGLTYFLELGIWTQAAIWASLSGILILIGGAFLRKFFPSASEKAILNPEDGPGRIVPVTKDILVERKGGRILFQGTEWDAISKTKRIGSGKKVRIIERENLTFIVEPLDFPEEV